A single window of Nicotiana sylvestris chromosome 5, ASM39365v2, whole genome shotgun sequence DNA harbors:
- the LOC104211895 gene encoding uncharacterized protein, which translates to MNASRKLAFSAISSGTKPTMAEVVKGNREQNMGLKLNYYPPVMKDGIKIVKLNPQEIAEQNQKWSRALIGNVIVGNPTFKEMLKFIYRVWNYVSTPQVFLHNNGYFIFKFNNEEDKEAILKQGPYTFNYRPFILKQWDPEFQMNKEPTQLIPIWVMFPNLLIQFWAPGNLERITSCIGKPICIDKLTAQEQRIAYARILIEIDISQPLPESISLELPDGTHYSQNIEYEWKPLFYQDCLKVGHNTRDCTKPAEHKEPR; encoded by the coding sequence ATGAACGCATCGAGGAAACTGGCATTCTCTGCAATATCTAGTGGAACTAAGCCTACGATGGCTGAAGTCGTCAAAGGTAATAGAGAGCAAAACATGGGGCTTAAGCTAAATTACTACCCACCGGTGATGAAGGATGGAATTAAAATAGTAAAGCTAAACCCCCAGGAAATAGCTGAGCAAAACCAGAAATGGAGTCGAGCTTTAATTGGGAATGTAATTGTTGGAAATCCTACTTTCAAAGAAATGCTCAAATTTATTTATAGAGTATGGAATTATGTTAGTACACCGCAGGTTTTCCTTCATAACAATGGGTATTTCATTTTTAAATTTAATAATGAGGAGGACAAGGAAGCAATTCTTAAGCAAGGGCCTTATACTTTCAACTATAGACCATTTATCCTAAAGCAGTGGGATCCAGAGTTCCAAATGAATAAGGAACCTACCCAACTTATTCCGATATGGGTGATGTTCCCAAATCTACTAATCCAATTTTGGGCTCCTGGTAATTTGGAGAGAATAACTAGTTGTATAGGGAAGCCTATTTGCATAGACAAATTAACAGCTCAAGAGCAAAGGATTGCATATGCTAGAATACTGATAGAAATAGACATATCTCAACCTCTACCAGAGTCGATCTCTCTTGAGTTACCTGATGGAACACATTACTCACAGAATATTGAGTATGAGTGGAAGCCACTATTCTATCAGGACTGTTTGAAAGTTGGGCATAACACAAGAGATTGCACAAAGCCAGCAGAACACAAGGAGCCTAGATAG